In the genome of Dromiciops gliroides isolate mDroGli1 chromosome 1, mDroGli1.pri, whole genome shotgun sequence, the window ttttttttttttgagcttcaATATTTTAATCGTTTATCTCCCGGGAGCCAGGGCGCGCGCCGGAGGCAGCTCAGAACTGGATCACTTGCCCCTTcctcttcttgtctcctcccagCTCGAAGTGCTTGCAGCGCTTGATGGCCAGCATCCTCTTGGACCTGCAGTTGGGCTCCACGCACTCGAGCCTCAGCACGATCTTCTTGGTGGTCTTGGCCTTCTTACGGAAGATGGGCTTGGTCTGGCCCCCGTAGCCGCTCTGCTTGCGGTCGTAGCGCCGCTTGCCCTGCGCGTACAGAGAGTCCTTGCCCTTCTTGTACTGCGTCACCTTGTGCGGCTGGTGCTTGCCGCACTTCTTGCAGTAGGTGCGCCGGATCTTGGGCACGTTCACCATGATGGcggctgctgctgttgctgctgcggCGGCGGCGGTACCGGGGGAACTTCTCGAGTCGGCTTCACGCGGGGCCGGGCTGCTCTTCGGTTCTTCGGCGCCACGAAGCACACGGGAGGAGACAGAAGAGGCGGGGAAGAGTTCTGAGCccctgcatttattttttatcttttttttgtgtgtgtgtgtgggggtgggggcggtcAGGGTTGGGTGGTATGCCTGGGGTCAAGGGttagtgagtgtcttgtgtctggggctggatttgggctcaggtccccTTGGATCCAGAGCAGGtgttttgtccattgtgtcacctagctgccccatgatgacatctttagggtaaaattgaaggcGGAGAGGAttgaactgggggagggggaacgggagaggtagaatggggtgaaatctcacatgaaagaagcaggaaagggcttatggagtgggggaagagataagtggggtagtgaatgagccttacactcatcagaattgactcaaagaccttaatttcatcagagttgactcaaggagggaataacatacatattcaattgggtggagtaatctatctaaacctgaaggggaggggaaggggataaggaggaaggtgtaaaagaagggagggcagagaggggtgggggtggagggcagtcagaagcaaaacacttttgaggagggatagggtaaaagaagagagaaaataaagtaaatatgggaagagaataggatggagagaaacagttaacaatagtaattgtgaaaaaacttttgaagcagaggcaagagtaatgtaagatgataatGATGGATTGATGATTATAGGGAGATAAGGACTGATTGTTGAAAATGAGGACTGACTGATGAGAAAATGAGAATTGAtggatgatgggggcagctagatggcgcagtggataaagcactggccctggattcaggagtacctgagttcaaatccagcctcagacacttaacacttactagctgtgtgaccctgggcaagtcacttaaccccaattgcctcaccaaaaaaaaaaaaaaagaattgatggatgatgattgattgatgatagcaaaatgtatggtacttttttttcccttttattttcgtATGGTactttattgtgaagaaaattttcttaggtataaggtactatataaatgttatctattacagTTGTTGTAATAaccaacctcatgggtttattgtaagaaaatctctctttaaagtactatataaatgtagattactataaaaaaaaaatgatgagcagtatgctatcagaaagacctggaaggacctgcatgggctgatgcaaagtgaaatgtactgtatacaaaataacagcaatattgtgaaatgatctgctgtgaatgacttggttattttcagcaatgcaacgatccaagacaactctgaaggtcttatgaaaaatgcaatccatctacagagagagaactgatggtatttgaatacaaattgaagcataattttttgttagttcctttatctgaagttttgttgttggttttctttcacaacctggctaatgtggaaatgtctcACATGACtgttcatatatatgtaaagttgctatctgtaaggggctaaaattctagctagactgtctaaaaatctaatgagtggtcgctataaattttaagttttagcaagagtttagacttttaagtatttattaaagagagcattaggatctaatgatcagagagaaaggtaaaaatctaactatttctaagagaccccagcatctgatCCAATCATcatgaggtcaggaaccaaaaggacccaacgcttccttcctccttccagaagccccctctcccacaagAAACAGGGTCGTCCACACACAATATCCCAAGCTAACTGGcgggtagctttgattgacaagtCTAACAGGTGGCTCTATAGAGACAAGTTCCTGGAccctaaagtcacatggcttgtAAATCAcatgccttcttctcatggcacAGCTTCCTTAAAGTATCTCTCCAGTAAGGGGTGCAATTCCAGTTCTCACATAtagcttatattaaattgcttgagttcttggggggaaagggggagaaaattttgggaaaaaaattgatgtcaaaatttgtattttatgtgtaatttgggaaaataaaattctaaatataaaaaatacacatttaGTTTATTAATctaggaaacattttttatacacagtatttctgataaaggcctcatttctaaaatatatcaggaactaaatcaaatttataagaaaccaaatcattccccaactgagaaatagtcagaggatatgaacaggcagttttctgatgaagaaaccaaagctatctattcccatatgaaaaaatgctctaaatctctaatgattagagagatgcaaattaaaaaaactctgaggtaccacctgacacctatcagattggctaaaatgacaaaaaaggaaaataataaatgttggagaagctgtgaaaacaTTGAaacactaacgcattgttggtggagctatgaactgatccaaccattctggagagcaatttggaattgtgcccaaagggagataaagctgtgcataccttttgacccagcaataccactattgggtctttttcccaaagaaatcatggaaaggggaaagggacccacatgtacaaaaatatttatggctgctctttatgtggtggcaaggaattgggatgcccatcaattggggaatggctggacaagttgtggtatatgaatacaatggaatactattgtgctctaagaaacaatgggcaggaggagttcagagaaacctggagggtcttgcgtgggctgatgatgagtgagatgagcagaaccagaagaacattgtacacagtatcatcaacattgagtgttgatctacagtgatggactatattcttctcaccaatgcaatggtacagaagagttccagggaactcatgatagaagaggatctccaaatccaagaaaaaaaaaaaagaactgtgaagtatagatgctgaatgagccatactatttcttttgtttttggtgctgttgttttttctattgtgaggtttttcatcactgttctgatttttctcttataacatgactaatgcagaaatgggattaatgttactctgtgtgtgtgtgtgtgtgtgtgtgtgtgtatatatgtttatatatatatatacacatacacatatacatatacataatatgtatatgtatatgtgtatatatatatatatgtatatatatatacacatatacatatacatatacataacctatatcagattacctgctgtctaggggaggagggagggagggagaaaaatctgaaattggaaagcttgtataaaaacaaaagttgagaactatctttacatgtaacagggaaaaaaataaaatactttattaattactgtaacgattggaataacgccacctgctggatacttactgtagaggagttctgcccatgaagggaacgtctttgagggcaagaccaggagtcaggaagtgacgcggactagtgggaggaggaaggaagagactggcgctcagtctcgctctctttcctctggactctggcggagaagggagctagaaatgcgctctccctttaatagataggaatctagacctttctctctctctttaccaaattcttattctccttaataaatgcttaaaagtctaactcttgctaaagcttataatttattggcgaccactcattaaatattttagacagactagctagaattttaacccttaacagatggctgaccacgaagaggaaagctaaccctcagtcttcttctgatctgctggttgggtaagaaatttcccctccctctccctttaactgctaagtactggtgtactggctgtgtttttcctttgaattttttcgaatggaccttttaaactccctaattatcctatttttgattttggtctgtttaaccagacaaatgggagataagatcatgttaatgctttgtttttgtggattttctatttttctttttatttttgttaaaagagccagcaacttactcacacaaggaaatatctctccctctcccaaccatgctttttcagagaaacctgaagagattcctgcagcttttcccagttctaacactaattgttgctctaattttgcatgcctggaggcaatgacccaccctctagaagcttttaatcccctagcacctggaggcaaagtgggggaagaggaatccaggcctgagttcaaaatcaagtctgattcaaattgctctggtccctcccctcctctccagaccccaccctctactcctcctatggccaagcccatagcttcccctgcctgggaagtccagagatctgatgcacatgctcaactttttctacctgcatttgcagcttcaggctcagcccttccccggcctggctgtgcttttgagacaatcttagaaaactctttaaattccagatatgcttgttttgttcataattttgctaacctgcttttgtctttaattagtaatcttataaagcatttgtatggtgaaaagactgacaaacaatatagaggggttaaagaagaaaaacttaagctgaataagaatgacaatcatcaacatagttcaagactctgcttcttttgccatggaagggtatatattttacagaaatgtagaagtaagcagcaaggtattgatatgagtattggggattttagatatcggaatcaaaggtgttctgaattcactcagagtattaatatcagttcagaggttacataggatttctatgctattacatatacattttgaaattaatggtatgggtttattttcatagagattttcatgcttttgagattgtgttttatatttagtttttaaaacaaggagaatatttgtaaaagctttttatagtcatgtgatcaagtttatattttataatactcttattaatattaagttcacattcatttagacttccttagtttgaatttcattgtcttttattgttccatgtgtattttcttctattcatttgtctatctaattttgaaacattgcaagatggttttgattttattatacaatgttaattctaggagtattgtgctcccatattctgagttgtttgtttttgttattttttctcaactgattatttgatcaaactctttaaagcatttccctggcaaattgtttgccatggcaagtgtaaattgattctagaagtattatttttgataagcatattccaaaaaaaaaaaaaaaagaggggaacatttgtaaaagttttctttgagattgtattgtgctttaacttgtatttaaatatgttcagatttttcaaaaaagtaattgtatactaagttaaaaaaaggggtattatttgaaattgttgcataattatatattgtgttctgagtcaagatgtattcacattttttgcaatcatttattatcctcaatttttaaatccatatgagacttggattatgggaacttatcatttaagacactaattacctttattctgagttatcagatgccagttggccaagatgccatccaatcacaagaggaatacatgcaagagcagacactgaactgtcacatgaggggagacatgcatgaagtcaaggtatggccgagggaacggcttttgacaaatgttgaggttggattctcttggtttaatattttattctctttttccccacaatattgtacagatggctggaagtattcatcccacccatctcacttctacacctggcttctatgctccctcctatatgcctgatgccatggacatctcaatcccatgcatctgattaagtctgactcagtttcttccaatatgttcggtggcatggacatatattccatccacctattttaagcctggcatactgtatgggcagtatatattgctcaagtgtgggaatgctcatatcccatcatttctctgttcttttatggtaacccccataattatctcaggtgtcatgataaatacagtgttgaatttggccttgacacctgttaccaattatattagattttttaatttctcataatggcatgaggataattaggcagatgatgcaaaaagtgatgaaacaaagataaaaaaattatttttaataattaatatcgcagcaattgtcttttcaattaccctccataagggggggactatagtaatattataattttaaagaatggttcaatttttgttttattatatgtttcatgtgtaacaactaagattctgaattcccttagacatgtttttgaaaactttcattgtttgatttgattattgacaaagctattttaaagctgtgttaagctcaattttgtaggaaattttcctggctgattaccagcatccacacatcaacccctgaaaagacttccattccacgactacacctagaggacatctgagaaaagactttcagagactttaaatgaacagttttgatttgttgtttttttttcctctttctgttataatatacaccatctgtaacatgtattctctgcagaggccctccctttgcaggactaatgtcaaagcgtcggttcatgaggacaaaaaaaaaaaatcgcccctctggacaaaactttcctctcttccttttctatattgttgttcacatattattagttagcaatagttatcatattgtttttactgttccgtcaaggaaacattttgtttcttgaggaacaacaggggggactgtaacgattggaataacgccacctgctggatacttactgtagaggagttctgcccatgaagggaacgtctttgagggcaagaccaggagtcaggaagtgacgcggactagtgggaggaggaaggaagagactggcgctcactctgggtctctttccttgggactctggtggagaggggagctagaaatgtgctctccctttaatagataggaatttaggcctttttctctctctttaccaaattcttattctccttaataaatgcttaaaagtctaactcttgctaaagcttataatttattggcgaccactcactagataattctagacagactagctagaattttaacccttaacattaaaaaaaaagaagatactttAAGTCATCTAACTTGAGTTTTTTCAGGACTATGTTCAGctctacatttttttccattttgtttatttatcgGTCCATTGGATTTGGCCCAAACAGTCTGCCTTTATGAAATTACTATCTTATTTACTatcttatttctgcctttttacatttttttcacaatatcTGTCCCCTCAAACATGTTCAGTTTGGGGGGAAATTTCATGTGGTGATGAGAAATATGAAGTTTCATCACAAAGAGACCATAACTTTTTTTTAGCATTAGCTTCTCCAGTAAATTGGTGCATTTGATATTTACCTTATCTTTCTATTAAAATTATCCCAAACTGAAAGAACGACATTGAAATCTGTCACTATTCTATTACTACATATTACTGTAGCTTTTACGAATTTGGATGCTAAAAAAATCTGTTAATCAGTCAGTAACCATTTATtaactaagtgctttttacatctactatgtgccagatgagttaagtgctgaggatacaaagaaaggcaaaaaacagtcccttatcaaatgggggagagaaaaaaggcaaacaaaaattTACAGATAAACTATATACagtaaataatcaacagagagaagacactagaattaagaggtattGGAAAAAAGCTTTTTGTTTAACCTATGATTTTAACTTGGACTTGACAGAAACCAAGGAACCCAGGATAtcgagatgaggagggagaacattccaggtatatGAAATAGCCATATAAAGTTCCCAGAACTta includes:
- the LOC122754827 gene encoding 60S ribosomal protein L36a-like — protein: MVNVPKIRRTYCKKCGKHQPHKVTQYKKGKDSLYAQGKRRYDRKQSGYGGQTKPIFRKKAKTTKKIVLRLECVEPNCRSKRMLAIKRCKHFELGGDKKRKGQVIQF